A segment of the Myxococcales bacterium genome:
ACGGCCTTGAGGATCGCGACCTCGCGACGCTCCTCGGCGCCGAGGTTGGTGAGCCGCTCCCAGGCGAGGATCAAGAGGGCGATCAGCGCGGGCAAGATGGCCGCCAGGGCCAGGCCGCTTCGTCGTCCGAAGGCGAGCTCGTGGGTCCTCGCCATGAGCGCGCGGTCAACGACGCGGCCGCCGTCGACCTTCTCCAGGATCGCCTGCGCGACCACGCGGGCCTCGGCGGGGTTCGTCAGCGTCACGGCGAGGTCGGTCGCGTCGCCCTTCGCGAGGCCAAAGAGTGCGCGCGCGTCGGACTCGCCGACGAGCATCACGTCGGACGCGTAGACCTCGACGCTCGACGCGAAGGTGCCGACGATCTTGAGCGGGGGCATCGGGCGCGCGCCGGCCGGCGGCAAGCGGAGCGTGTCGCCGACGGTGAGGCCGAGCGTTCGCGCCAGCGAGGCGCCGAGGACCGCCTCCGAGGGGCCGCCGAGGGGGCGCCCTTCAGAGAGCGCGCCGCTCGCCACGTCGAGGGCGGCTTTCTCACGCGTGTCGCCGATGACCACGACGTTGGCCGCGATGGCCGGCACGAAGATGTACCCCCAGACTCGTGGCTCGACGTTCTTGACCGCCTCGATGCGGACGAGCTCGGCGGCGACGGTCGCGTCGAGCGTCGCCGGACGCCCCGCGACGAGGCGCTGCACAACGAGATCGGGCGCAGCGCCGCGTACGCGAGCGGCGGCAGCGCGCAACGAATCGGTGAGAAACAAGATCGCCGCCGCCATGGTGACCGTCAGCGCTAGCGCCGCGCCGAGCGCGAGCGTCTTGCCGCGCTTGCGCGCCAGCGCGCCGCTTGCGAAGGCCACGAGCGAGCGCGTCGCCGCGAGCGAGCGCTCCTTGGGCGGCGAGGTGGTCATCGCGTCTTCGGCTCCGCGGTTCGTGAGAGGCCCTCGCCGTAGGCGGCCCGCGGCGGCGAGAGCGCGCCGCCGGCGGGATCGGGATCGGGGAACGCGGGGCCGTCGGCCTGCGCGGCCCCGGGCTCTTCGACGCTCGGTGCGCGCAGCCAGCGCGCACCGTTGGAGATGGCCACGTCGGGCGACGCGAGGTGCGCGGCGACGGCAAGGACGGCGGGCTCGTCCTTGTGGGCCCTCGTCCGGCGCGCGCGCGCGTCGACGGCACACAGCGTCAGGACGAGGAGCGACGCGACGACGCCCGCGCCATAGAGACGTTCGGGCCTCGTCGTCGAGTCGGACGCCATCGCTATCGCCGGACGAGCTGGGAGGCGGGCATCAGGAGCGCCGCGGCGGCTCTCGCCGCCAGCTCGCTGGTCGAGCGTGGTGCGCCGTTGGGGGCCTCCCCCTGGGCGCTGGCCGCGCGCCGCGCGTCGGCGAGCCGCTCGTCCATGTGCGCCTTCGCGGCGGTCTCGTCGCCCGGCACGAGAAAGCTCCGAACGAAGACCTCGGCGGCCTTGTACGAGCTGCGCACGAGGGGACCGCTCGCCGCGTACAGAAATCCCCTGCCGCGCGCGAGTTCGGCGAAACGAGCGAACGCCTCCGGCGTGACGAAACGATCCACCGGTGCGTGTTTTGGTGTAGGGCGCAGGTATTGACCCAGAGTGACGATGTCGACGCCGGCGCTTCGCAGGTCGCGCAAGGTCTGTTCGACCTCAGCGTCGGTCTCGCCGATGCCGACCATGATGCTCGACTTGGTGACGCGCTTCGGATCGCGCGCCTTCACGCGGGCCAGCACCCCGAGCGACTGAGCGTAGCTGCAGCGAGCGTCGCGGATCTTTCGTTGGAGGCGCTCGGTCACCTCGATGTTGTGGGCCCAGACGTCGGGCCGCGCGTCGACCGTGGTGTCGACGTAGTCGAGGTGGCCGCCGAAGTCGCCGAGGAGGGTCTCGACGAGCATGTCGGGACGAAGCTCCTTCAGACGCGTCACGGTGCGCGCAACGTGCGACGCGCCGCCGTCGAGGAGATCGTCGCGGTCGACCATCGTCAGGACGACGTACTGGAGCTCCATGCGCGAGAGGGCGCGCGCCACGTGCTCGGGCTCACGAACGTCGACGGCGCCGCGCGGGTCGCCGCTCGTGACGGCGCAGAATCGGCAGCCACGCGTGCACACGTCGCCGAGGAGCATCACCGTCGCCGTGCCCTCGGTCCAGCACTCGCCGATGTTCGGGCAACGCGCCTCTTCGCAAACCGTGTGCAGGTCGAGCGCGCGAAACGTGTCCTTGAGGTGCGCGTAGCTCTCGCCGCCGGGAGCACGGACCTTCAGCCACGGGGGTTTTGGCTCAAAACGGGATGTCACCGGGCGACCTCGCCCCGTACATAGTAGAGGTCGCGGGAAACGGCCAGCGGCGCCGGTTGTCTGTCGCGCCGTGGCTGCCCCGTCTAGGCGCGGTTCAGCG
Coding sequences within it:
- a CDS encoding ABC transporter permease, whose protein sequence is MTTSPPKERSLAATRSLVAFASGALARKRGKTLALGAALALTVTMAAAILFLTDSLRAAAARVRGAAPDLVVQRLVAGRPATLDATVAAELVRIEAVKNVEPRVWGYIFVPAIAANVVVIGDTREKAALDVASGALSEGRPLGGPSEAVLGASLARTLGLTVGDTLRLPPAGARPMPPLKIVGTFASSVEVYASDVMLVGESDARALFGLAKGDATDLAVTLTNPAEARVVAQAILEKVDGGRVVDRALMARTHELAFGRRSGLALAAILPALIALLILAWERLTNLGAEERREVAILKAVGFSTGDVITVKMAESLLVSLVATAGGIALAYAWIFLLGAPGLRAAIAGFGVLSGDVALVPEVDLAQLFGLTLGIVGPFVALSVLPAWRTAMVDPMDGMRG
- the lipA gene encoding lipoyl synthase, translated to MTRRSSRKTVTSSFKSRAASPRAPWPDEASRSWVAPTPAASSNTTSCSASTGPTAWAATWPSWASNKRSWRRPRAASSTPKARTKTAGIATGASTSRWRRAPKRRRRRATRRATSSPRPRAEPRLDGAATARQTTGAAGRFPRPLLCTGRGRPVTSRFEPKPPWLKVRAPGGESYAHLKDTFRALDLHTVCEEARCPNIGECWTEGTATVMLLGDVCTRGCRFCAVTSGDPRGAVDVREPEHVARALSRMELQYVVLTMVDRDDLLDGGASHVARTVTRLKELRPDMLVETLLGDFGGHLDYVDTTVDARPDVWAHNIEVTERLQRKIRDARCSYAQSLGVLARVKARDPKRVTKSSIMVGIGETDAEVEQTLRDLRSAGVDIVTLGQYLRPTPKHAPVDRFVTPEAFARFAELARGRGFLYAASGPLVRSSYKAAEVFVRSFLVPGDETAAKAHMDERLADARRAASAQGEAPNGAPRSTSELAARAAAALLMPASQLVRR